AAGGTTATTGCATCATCTAAACCAGTTGTTTTTTATATGCACCGGGCATCCAAGCTACACGGCAATTAACCGTGATTAAGTGCATATTTGGGCATTATTGAGTAAACTAAAAATTATTTATGCACCTTTTTGGTGCATCGGGGTTTTGTCTTGCACGAGATATGTGAAAATCAACAACATAAGTTAAATTATCAACAGCTGTTGCCCAATCAGATGGTAACGGCTGTGGTTATACTCGACCATAAACTGGCCATCCAATATGCCAACCCCGCTGCCGAAGCACTGTTAAACCGGAGCCAGAATAAACTCAAAAACCTGGCTTTTGAGATAGTGTTTAGCAATAGCTCCATTGATAACGAGCGGTTGCGGCAAGTTATGGTCACGGGCCAGGAGTTCACCGACAGCGATGTGTTATTGCATATTGCCGGCTCCCACCAGTTCACCGCAGAAATCACGGTATCTTCGGTTGAATTTGACCGCCAAAGCCATATCTTGCTGGAATTTAAAAAGATCGATCAGCAAAAGCAAATCAGCATAGAGGTTTTCCAGCAGCAGCAGTGGGAGTCCGCCCGGGATCTTATCCGCGGCCTGGCCCATGAAATTAAAAACCCACTCGGGGGGTTAAGGGGCGCAGCCCAGTTGCTGCATAAAGAGCTGTCTTCGGGACAGCAGGAATATACCAGCATGATCATAGAGCAGGCCGACAGGTTAACCAACCTGGTTGACCGCTTGCTTGGCCCCAACCAGTTGCCCAACATGACCAAACAAAATATCCATCTGGTGCTGGAAAAGGTCAATCAGCTGGTGAGTTTCAATAACCCGAAAAAAATTAAATTTATCAGGGATTATGACCCTTCAATCCCGGATGTGGAATTTGATCAGGAAAAGATGCAGCAGGCGATTTTAAATATCGTCAACAATGCCGTGCAGGCGGTAGAAGACTCCAGCCATATATATTTTAAAACCCGGGTCACCAGCAACCAGACCATCAACGGCAAACGCATCAAATTATCGGCGCAGATCAGCATAATCGACCATGGCCCGGGTATCCCTCCCCATATCCAGGACACCCTGTTTTACCCTATGGTTTCCGGCCGCCCGAACGGTACCGGTCTGGGACTGTCGATTGCACAAACCCTGGTCAACCAGCATAAAGGCAAACTGTCCTGCGACAGCTATCCGGGGCGCACGGAATTTACTATTTTATTACCCTTAACGGAAGAGAACTTTAATGATAACTGAACAAGTTTGGATTGTTGATGATGACAGCTCAATTCGCTGGGTATTAGAAAAAGCCTTTGCCGCAGCCAATATCAGCACAGCCTCCTTTGATAATGGTGAGAATTTACTGATCGCCCTGGATCACGGCCAGCCGGAAGTTATTATTTCAGATATCCGCATGCCGAAAACCGATGGCATGACCTTATTGGAAACCGTCAGTGCCCAGCACCCTAATATCCCGGTGATCATCATTACCGCCCATTCGGACCTGGACAGCGCAGTCAATGCCTATCAGGGAGGAGCGTTCGAGTACCTGCCTAAACCCTTTGATATTGATGACGCGGTTGCCTTAACCAAAAGGGCCCTGACCCATGCCAGGGAGCAGAATGTACAAAACCAGGCGGCTAAAACCACGCCCGAAGCTGCCGGCATTATCGGCGAAGCACCGGCCATGCAGGAAGTTTTCAGGGCGATCGGCCGGCTGTCGCGTTCAAGCATCAGCGTATTGATCAACGGCGAGTCAGGTACAGGTAAAGAATTGGTTGCCCATGCCCTGCATATCCACAGCCCGCGCGCCAATGCACCTTTTATTCCGCTGAATATGGCGGCCATCCCGAAAGAGCTGATAGAAACCGAACTTTTTGGCCATGAAAAAGGGGCTTTTACCGGCGCCAATACCGTCAGGCAGGGGCGCTTTGAACAGGCCCACAACGGCACCCTGTTTCTCGATGAAATCGGCGATATGCCGCTGGATATACAAACCCGGCTGTTGCGGGTACTGGCTGACGGCCAGTTTTACCGCATCGGCGGCCATTCGCCGATCCAGGTCGATGTCAGGATCATCGCCGCCACCCACCAAAACCTTGAAGAAAGAGTCACCAATGGCGAATTCAGGGAAGATCTGTTTCACCGCCTCAATGTCATCCGTATCCATATTCCCAGCTTAAGGGAACGTAAGGAAGACATCGAGCAGCTGTGTGAACACTTCCTCAAACAGGCCGCCAATGAGCTCGGGGTTGAAACCAAATCCCTGCATAAGAATGCCGTCACTTTCCTTAAACAATGCGACTGGCCGGGCAACGTCAGACAGCTGGAAAATATCTGCCGCTTCCTTACCGTGATGGCCAGCGGCCAGGAGATCCTGGTGGAGGACTTGCCGGCGGAATTAACCGAAAAGAAAATTGCCAGTCCCGGGACTTCCGTCAACTGGAAAACCGCCCTGGGCAGCTGGATGGACGAGCAGCTGTCCCAGGGAAACTCGGCGATACTGGATGAGGTCTTACCGGAATTTGAAAAAATTATGCTGGAGCGGGCTTTGATCTATACCCAGGGACATAAACAGGAAGCTGCGAAGAAACTTGGTTGGGGCAGGAATACTTTAACGAGGAAACTTAAAGACTTAAACCTTTAACATTGGTTTAAGTCTTTACCGGCTGTTAGTCGGCTTCCGCCACTGAATGGCACTCGTGCTCAGTGCACTGTTTACAGCTGTTGCACAGCCTTAAATTAATAAAATGTGCCGCAACGATTAAAGAAGTACCGATAAAAATCATAAAAGGTTGCATATCAACCGAAACATCATGTTTTTGCCAGTAAACCGCCACGCCGATAAACAGCAGATAAAAAGGGTACAGGCGGCGATGATAGCGCTTATAACCGGAGAATAAGGCGATACTACCCAGGACTGCGGTCACCATCAAAAAAACATGCTCCCAGGCATGATCGGCAAGGAAACTCAAACCAAGTAAAGGTAAAGCCGGAAGCAATACCGGTAACAGTATACAATGTAGGGCACACAAGGATGCCGCTGTGATACCAAATTTATCTAACATTTTTTTGCTAAACCCTTACTGGTAAAAACTGATGAGTGCTAGTGAAGAAAAAAGGAAACTATCCCAAACGAGATAGTATCACATTTGATATATTATAACATTAACTAAATTTTATGCCTGATCTACCGCAAAGGAAAGGACATTTTTGATATTATTTTTTTTCAATGCCAGCATCACCAGGCGATCAACCCCCAAAGCCACTCCGGCACAATCTGGCAACCCTGATGCCAGTGCGGAAAGAAACCTTTTATCCAATGGTTTTTCATCCTTGCCGCTGGCCAACCTTTTCTCGTTATCCTGATGAAAACGCTTTGTTTGTATCTCAACATCGGTAAGCTCATTAAAGCCATTTGCCAACTCCAGGCCCAGGTAATAACATTCAAAACGTTCTGCTACCCGACAGTCTTCGGCAGATATTTTTGCAAGGGAGGCTTGGGAAGCGGGGAAATGATAAACGAAGCACGGGGCTTCCAAACCTATTTCCGGCTCTATTATTTCGCTAAAGACAAACTGTAATAATGTGTCAATATCCTGCTCCTGAAGCAACCAGTCGCTGCATTTATCATGTTTTTTTATCAGCGCCAGTAACTCGGCAATACTTGTGCTTAGCGGGTCAATATTCACCTTATCTAAAAACACCTGCCGGTAGCTGATTTGTGTCACCGGTTTACAAGCTAAAACCTGTTCAAGCAGCTCACCAACCTCTGACATTAACTGGAAATGATCATACCCCAGCCGGTACCATTCTAATATGGTAAATTCAGGGTTATGATGGCTGCCATGAGCTTCATCGCGAAACGCCTTACACAACTGGAAAATATCGCCATAACCGCTGGCCAGTAACCGCTTCATGGCAAACTCGGGAGAAGTCTGCATATACAGGGAAACCTCTCCCTCACAAAGATGGGCATAGCGGGTAGCAAAGGCATCCAGGTGCAGATCGGTAATGGTGCCTTGCGACAATAAAGGCGTTTCAACTTCCACCACATCACGGGCAACAAAAAAGCTTCTTGCCTGCTGCAATACCTTTGCCCTTTGCTTGGCGTCCTGCCATTGAAGTGTTGTTTTCCACGACATGATAAAATCACCTACTAAAAGACTATGCCTTATGGTAAAGGCAAAAAGTGTTAAAGAAAAAATAGTTTTTAGAAAGCAAAAAACCCGACTCATTGAGTCGGGTTTCTTTAATAGGAGTCTGGTAATGACCTACTCTCACATGGGACCTCCCACACTACCATCGGCGCTAACGCGTTTCACTTCTGAGTTCGGCATGGGATCAGGTGGTACCACGTTGCTATTGTCACCAGACAAAAACTGTAATTTGTTAGTTAACTTCTATAAAGCTTAAATTAGCTAACAAATTACTTTAAGTTAAAAGCCCGGCTCGTTCGAACCGGGCTTTCGTAATTAGAAGTCTAGCAATGTCCTACTCTCACATGGGACCTCCCACACTACCATCGGCGCTACTGCGTTTCACTTCTGAGTTCGGCATGGGATCAGGTGGTACCACAGTGCTATTGTCGCTAGACAAAAACAGTCAATCTTGGAAAGCGATGTAAATATTTATCTTATTCAATTCAGTGCGTGATGTTTGCTTGTCAGCTTTTTCTACAAAACCACTTGGGTGTTGTATGGTTAAGCCTCACGGGTCATTAGTACAAGTTAGCTCAATGCCTCACAGCACTTCCACATCTTGCCTATCAACGTTGTAGTCTCCAACGGCCCTTCAGGGGACTCAAAGTCCCAGTGAGAACTCATCTTAAAGCCTGCTTCCCGCTTAGATGCTTTCAGCGGTTATCAGTTCCGAACGTAGCTACCGGGCAATGCCACTGGCGTGACAACCCGAACACCAGAGGTTCGTCCACTCCGGTCCTCTCGTACTAGGAGCAGCCCTCTTCAATTCTCAAACGCCCACGGCAGATAGGGACCGAACTGTCTCACGACGTTCTAAACCCAGCTCGCGTACCACTTTAAATGGCGAACAGCCATACCCTTGGGACCGACTTCAGCCCCAGGATGTGATGAGCCGACATCGAGGTGCCAAACACCGCCGTCGATATGAACTCTTGGGCGGTATCAGCCTGTTATCCCCGGAGTACCTTTTATCCGTTGAGCGATGGCCCTTCCATACAGAACCACCGGATCACTATGACCTACTTTCGTACCTGCTCGACGTGTCTGTCTCGCAGTTAAGCTGGCTTATGCCATTGCACTAACCGTATGATGTCCGACCATACTTAGCCAACCTTCGTGCTCCTCCGTTACGCTTTGGGAGGAGACCGCCCCAGTCAAACTACCCACCAGACAGTGTCCCCAAGCCCGATCAGGGCCCCAGGTTAGAACATCACGCATACAAGGGTGGTATTTCAAGGTTGGCTCCACCAACACTGGCGTGCTGGTTTCAAAGCCTCCCACCTATCCTACACATGTAGGAGCAATGTTCACTGTCAAGCTATAGTAAAGGTTCACGGGGTCTTTCCGTCTAGCCGCGGGTATACGGCATCTTAACCGCAATTTCAATTTCACTGAGTCTCGGGTGGAGACAGTGTGGCCATGATTACGCCATTCGTGCAGGTCGGAACTTACCCGACAAGGAATTTCGCTACCTTAGGACCGTTATAGTTACGGCCGCCGTTTACCGGGGCTTCGATCATGAGCTTCGCAGAGCTAACCCAATCAATTAACCTTCCGGCACCGGGCAGGCGTCACACCGTATACGTCATCTTTCGATTTTGCACAGTGCTGTGTTTTTAATAAACAGTTCCAGCCACCTGGTTACTTCGACTCCCCCATGCTTACACCGCAAGGGCTTCACACGAGGGAGCGTACCTTCTCCCGAAGTTACGGTACTATTTTGCCTAGTTCCTTCACCCGAGTTCTCTCAAGCGCCTTAGTATTCTCTACCTAACCACCTGTGTCGGTTTGGGGTACGGTTCCTTATAATCTGATGCTTAGAAGCTTTTCCTGGAAGTATGGCATCAACAACTTCAGCTCCGTAGAACCTCGTCTCGACTCTCAGCCTTAAGAAGACCCGGATTTACCTAAGTCTTCAGCCTACAGTCTTTCACATGGACAACCAACGCCATGCTTGCCTAGCCTGCTCCGTCCCTCCTTCGCAATTATAAGAAGTACAGAAATATTAATCTGTTTCCCATCGACTACGCGTTTCCGCCTCGCCTTAGGGGCCGACTTACCCTGCCCTGATTAACATGGGACAGGAAACCTTGGTCTTTCGGCGTGGGGGTTTTTCACCCCCATTATCGTTACTCATGTCAGCATTCGCACTTCTGATACCTCCAGCATGCTTTACAACACACCTTCAACGGCTTACAGAACGCTCCCCTACCACTCATCTTACGATGAATCCGCAGCTTCGGTGACTGGTTTAGCCCCGTTACATCTTCCGCGCAGACCGACTCGACTAGTGAGCTATTACGCTTTCTTTAAAGGATGGCTGCTTCTAAGCCAACCTCCTAGCTGTCTATGCCTTTCCACATCGTTTCCCACTTAACCAGTACTTTGGGACCTTAGCTGGCGGTCTGGGTTGTTTCCCTCTCCACAATGGACGTTAGCACCCATAGTGTGTCTCCCGGATAGTACTCACTGGTATTCGGAGTTTGCAAAGGGTTGGTAAGTCGGGATGACCCCCTAGCCTTAACAGTGCTCTACCCCCAGTGGTATTCGTCCGAGGCTCTACCTAAATAGATTTCGGGGAGAACCAGCTATCTCCCGGCTTGATTAGCCTTTCACTCCGACCCACAGGTCATCACCGCATTTTTCAACATACGTGTGTTCGGTCCTCCAGTTGATGTTACTCAACCTTCAACCTGCCCATGGGTAGATCGCCGGGTTTCGGGTCTATACCCTGCAACTGAACGCGCAGTTAACACTCGCTTTCGCTACGGCTCCCCTAATCGGTTAACCTTGCTACAGAATATAAGTCGCTGACCCATTATACAAAAGGTACGCAGTCACCCTCGAAGGGCTTCCACTGCTTGTACGTATGCGGTTTCAGGTTCTATTTCACTCCCCTCACAGGGGTTCTTTTCGCCTTTCCCTCACGGTACTGGTTCACTATCGGTCAGTTAGGAGTATTTAGCCTTGGAGGATGGTCCCCCCATGTTCAGTCAACATTTCACGTGTGCCGACCTACTCGATTTCATGATAAGTTTATTTTCGTGTACGGGGCTATCACCCTGTATCGCCAAGCTTTCCA
This genomic window from Thalassomonas viridans contains:
- the glnL gene encoding nitrogen regulation protein NR(II), with translation MHEICENQQHKLNYQQLLPNQMVTAVVILDHKLAIQYANPAAEALLNRSQNKLKNLAFEIVFSNSSIDNERLRQVMVTGQEFTDSDVLLHIAGSHQFTAEITVSSVEFDRQSHILLEFKKIDQQKQISIEVFQQQQWESARDLIRGLAHEIKNPLGGLRGAAQLLHKELSSGQQEYTSMIIEQADRLTNLVDRLLGPNQLPNMTKQNIHLVLEKVNQLVSFNNPKKIKFIRDYDPSIPDVEFDQEKMQQAILNIVNNAVQAVEDSSHIYFKTRVTSNQTINGKRIKLSAQISIIDHGPGIPPHIQDTLFYPMVSGRPNGTGLGLSIAQTLVNQHKGKLSCDSYPGRTEFTILLPLTEENFNDN
- the glnG gene encoding nitrogen regulation protein NR(I); translation: MITEQVWIVDDDSSIRWVLEKAFAAANISTASFDNGENLLIALDHGQPEVIISDIRMPKTDGMTLLETVSAQHPNIPVIIITAHSDLDSAVNAYQGGAFEYLPKPFDIDDAVALTKRALTHAREQNVQNQAAKTTPEAAGIIGEAPAMQEVFRAIGRLSRSSISVLINGESGTGKELVAHALHIHSPRANAPFIPLNMAAIPKELIETELFGHEKGAFTGANTVRQGRFEQAHNGTLFLDEIGDMPLDIQTRLLRVLADGQFYRIGGHSPIQVDVRIIAATHQNLEERVTNGEFREDLFHRLNVIRIHIPSLRERKEDIEQLCEHFLKQAANELGVETKSLHKNAVTFLKQCDWPGNVRQLENICRFLTVMASGQEILVEDLPAELTEKKIASPGTSVNWKTALGSWMDEQLSQGNSAILDEVLPEFEKIMLERALIYTQGHKQEAAKKLGWGRNTLTRKLKDLNL
- a CDS encoding MerC domain-containing protein; this translates as MLDKFGITAASLCALHCILLPVLLPALPLLGLSFLADHAWEHVFLMVTAVLGSIALFSGYKRYHRRLYPFYLLFIGVAVYWQKHDVSVDMQPFMIFIGTSLIVAAHFINLRLCNSCKQCTEHECHSVAEAD
- the epmA gene encoding elongation factor P--(R)-beta-lysine ligase produces the protein MSWKTTLQWQDAKQRAKVLQQARSFFVARDVVEVETPLLSQGTITDLHLDAFATRYAHLCEGEVSLYMQTSPEFAMKRLLASGYGDIFQLCKAFRDEAHGSHHNPEFTILEWYRLGYDHFQLMSEVGELLEQVLACKPVTQISYRQVFLDKVNIDPLSTSIAELLALIKKHDKCSDWLLQEQDIDTLLQFVFSEIIEPEIGLEAPCFVYHFPASQASLAKISAEDCRVAERFECYYLGLELANGFNELTDVEIQTKRFHQDNEKRLASGKDEKPLDKRFLSALASGLPDCAGVALGVDRLVMLALKKNNIKNVLSFAVDQA